A region from the uncultured Macellibacteroides sp. genome encodes:
- a CDS encoding pseudouridine synthase yields MSTEERDESQPRPRKIIPSIRRENTDQEGERRPYNQDYNRPEGNNYERRPYSRPERDDRGGYRSYGENRPSYGENRNSYGNSDRPSRPERRPYGEGEGGNARPSFGNNRPSYGNREGGGGYNKPSYGNRPSYGNSDRPQRPSYGNSDRPSYGNSDRPQRPSYGNSDRPSYGNSDRPQRPSYGNSDRPSYGNRPSYGNNERSYGNEQRPFNRPSRPNFDNRPSRPFPNSSTTGDGQTGEDGVKKRRPRVGDTRVNSYDTRDSRDNRGGGGYNKPSYGNRPSYGNNRGGGGYGNNRPQQRRTSDYNPNAKYNLQKQLKYKEVLADPNEPIRLNKFLSNAGVCSRREADEFIQNGAVKVNDIVVTELGTKITRADKVEFQDKQVQIESKVYILLNKPKNCVTTSDDPQERLTVMDLVKNACTERIYPVGRLDRNTTGVLLLTNDGDLASKLTHPSFKKKKIYHVWLDKNVSIEDMEKIANGIELEDGEIHADAISYASEEDKSQVGIEIHSGRNRIVRRIFESLGYHVVKLDRVYFAGLTKKNLSRGKWRYLNEREVNALRMGAFE; encoded by the coding sequence ATGAGCACAGAAGAAAGAGATGAATCTCAACCGCGTCCGAGAAAGATAATTCCAAGTATCAGACGGGAAAACACAGACCAGGAAGGTGAAAGAAGACCTTACAATCAGGATTACAACAGACCTGAGGGAAACAACTATGAACGTAGACCTTATAGCCGACCCGAACGTGATGATCGTGGCGGTTACAGATCTTATGGCGAAAATCGTCCGTCTTATGGAGAAAACCGAAATTCGTACGGAAACAGTGATCGTCCGTCTCGTCCCGAAAGACGCCCTTATGGCGAAGGGGAGGGTGGAAACGCACGTCCTTCGTTCGGAAACAACCGCCCTTCTTATGGAAACAGAGAAGGTGGAGGAGGATACAACAAACCATCGTATGGTAATCGTCCTTCTTATGGAAACAGTGATCGTCCGCAACGTCCTTCTTACGGAAACAGCGACCGTCCCTCTTATGGAAACAGTGATCGTCCACAACGTCCGTCTTACGGAAACAGCGATCGCCCATCTTATGGCAACAGTGATCGTCCGCAACGTCCGTCTTATGGCAACAGCGATCGCCCATCCTATGGTAATCGTCCTTCTTATGGAAATAATGAAAGGAGTTATGGAAATGAACAGCGTCCGTTTAACAGACCGTCGAGACCTAATTTTGATAACAGGCCCTCTCGTCCTTTTCCTAATTCCAGCACAACCGGCGACGGACAGACTGGCGAAGATGGTGTAAAGAAAAGAAGACCACGTGTAGGAGATACTCGTGTTAATTCATATGATACTCGTGATAGCCGCGATAATCGCGGTGGAGGAGGATACAACAAGCCATCTTATGGTAATCGTCCTTCGTATGGCAACAACCGTGGCGGAGGTGGTTATGGAAATAACCGTCCGCAACAACGTCGTACAAGCGATTATAATCCTAATGCAAAATATAACCTGCAGAAGCAGCTTAAGTATAAGGAAGTTCTGGCCGATCCAAATGAACCGATTCGTTTGAACAAGTTCTTATCAAATGCCGGAGTTTGTTCAAGACGCGAAGCTGATGAGTTTATCCAGAATGGAGCTGTAAAGGTTAACGATATTGTAGTAACCGAATTAGGTACTAAAATTACTCGTGCCGACAAGGTTGAATTCCAGGATAAGCAAGTTCAGATTGAGAGCAAGGTTTATATTTTGCTTAACAAACCAAAGAACTGTGTAACAACTTCGGATGATCCTCAGGAGCGTTTAACCGTTATGGATCTTGTAAAGAATGCTTGTACCGAGCGTATTTATCCTGTAGGTCGTCTTGACCGTAACACAACTGGTGTTTTGTTGCTTACTAATGATGGTGATCTTGCTTCAAAGCTTACTCATCCATCGTTCAAGAAGAAGAAAATTTACCATGTTTGGCTTGATAAAAACGTGTCGATTGAAGATATGGAAAAGATTGCTAACGGAATAGAATTGGAAGATGGAGAGATTCATGCTGATGCTATCAGTTACGCAAGCGAAGAAGATAAGAGTCAGGTTGGAATCGAAATTCACTCCGGCCGTAATCGTATAGTACGTCGTATATTCGAATCTTTGGGATATCATGTTGTTAAGCTTGACCGCGTTTACTTCGCTGGCTTGACAAAGAAAAACCTGAGTCGTGGTAAATGGCGTTATTTGAACGAAAGAGAAGTGAATGCACTTCGAATGGGTGCATTTGAATAA
- the asnS gene encoding asparagine--tRNA ligase, which translates to METIIRTKIVDVLKSDTFGTPVNVKGWVRTRRGSKQVSFIALNDGSTINNVQIVVDVDHFGEEYLKPITTGACISVNGLLVESQGQGQKAEIHATEILIYGTADPATYPLQKKGHSLEFLREIAHLRPRTNTFGAIFRIRHNMAIAIHQFFHERGFFYFHTPIITASDCEGAGQMFQVTTLNLYDLKKNEEGSIVYDNDFFGKQASLTVSGQLEGELAAMSMGSIYTFGPTFRAENSNTPRHLAEFWMIEPEVAFNEISENMQLAEDFIKYCIKWALDNCMEDIQFLCNMYDKELVERLQFVLKNSFVRLGYTEGVKILEEAVAKGHKFEFPIFWGADLAAEHERFLVENHFKCPVILTDYPKEIKSFYMKQNEDGKTVRAMDVLFPKIGEIIGGSQREEDYEKLSARAKEMGVPEKDIWWYMDTRRFGTAPHSGFGLGFERLLLFVTGMTNIRDVIPFPRTPNSAEF; encoded by the coding sequence ATGGAAACCATTATCAGAACAAAAATTGTAGATGTACTTAAAAGTGACACTTTTGGTACGCCCGTTAACGTTAAAGGCTGGGTTCGTACCCGCCGGGGTAGTAAACAAGTTAGTTTTATCGCGTTGAATGACGGATCTACAATTAATAATGTTCAAATTGTTGTTGATGTTGATCATTTTGGCGAAGAGTATTTAAAACCTATTACTACCGGTGCTTGTATTAGTGTTAATGGATTGCTGGTTGAATCTCAGGGACAAGGTCAGAAGGCCGAAATTCATGCAACAGAAATTCTTATTTACGGAACAGCCGATCCTGCTACTTACCCGTTGCAGAAGAAAGGGCATTCCCTTGAATTTTTGCGTGAAATAGCTCATTTGCGTCCACGTACCAATACATTTGGTGCCATATTCCGCATCCGCCACAATATGGCGATTGCTATCCATCAATTCTTTCATGAAAGAGGATTCTTTTATTTTCATACGCCGATTATTACTGCTTCCGACTGCGAAGGTGCTGGTCAGATGTTTCAGGTTACAACTTTAAATCTCTATGATTTGAAGAAAAACGAAGAAGGATCTATCGTTTATGATAATGACTTTTTTGGAAAACAAGCCAGTCTTACTGTTTCCGGACAGCTTGAAGGTGAATTGGCTGCTATGTCAATGGGCTCTATTTATACTTTTGGTCCTACTTTCAGAGCAGAAAATTCAAATACTCCAAGACACTTGGCCGAGTTTTGGATGATCGAACCGGAAGTTGCATTCAACGAGATTTCAGAAAACATGCAGTTGGCTGAAGACTTTATTAAATATTGTATTAAGTGGGCTCTGGATAATTGCATGGAAGACATCCAGTTCTTATGCAATATGTATGATAAAGAGCTTGTAGAGCGCCTGCAGTTTGTTTTGAAAAATAGTTTTGTTCGTCTTGGTTATACTGAGGGCGTTAAAATATTGGAAGAAGCGGTTGCTAAGGGTCACAAGTTTGAATTCCCAATTTTCTGGGGAGCCGATCTTGCTGCCGAACATGAACGTTTTCTTGTTGAAAATCATTTTAAATGTCCTGTTATTCTTACGGATTACCCGAAAGAGATCAAGTCATTCTATATGAAACAGAATGAAGACGGTAAGACTGTGAGGGCTATGGATGTATTATTCCCAAAAATCGGTGAAATAATCGGTGGTTCACAACGTGAGGAAGATTACGAAAAATTATCTGCCAGGGCAAAAGAAATGGGTGTTCCCGAAAAAGATATTTGGTGGTATATGGATACACGTCGTTTTGGAACAGCTCCGCATTCGGGCTTTGGTCTGGGATTCGAACGGTTGTTGCTTTTTGTAACTGGTATGACTAATATTCGCGACGTAATTCCTTTCCCACGTACTCCGAATAGTGCAGAATTTTGA
- a CDS encoding Lrp/AsnC ligand binding domain-containing protein has protein sequence MAHHQLDELDEKILKLIIGNARMPFLEVARECNVSGAAIHQRIQKLTNLGVIKGSEFIVDNTKVGYETCAYMGLYLKTPGQFPTVTEALKQIPEVVECHYTTGQYDLFIKIYAKNNQHLLNIIHNKLQPLGLARTETLISFKEAFKRQIPIEIDYED, from the coding sequence ATGGCACACCATCAATTGGACGAACTAGACGAGAAGATATTAAAATTAATTATCGGGAATGCCCGCATGCCATTTTTGGAAGTAGCCAGAGAGTGCAATGTTTCAGGTGCAGCCATCCATCAACGTATTCAGAAACTAACGAATTTAGGCGTTATAAAGGGTTCTGAGTTTATCGTCGACAATACCAAGGTAGGTTACGAAACCTGCGCTTATATGGGCTTATACCTAAAAACACCGGGACAATTCCCCACCGTTACCGAAGCCCTGAAACAAATTCCTGAAGTTGTAGAATGTCATTATACAACCGGGCAGTACGATTTGTTTATCAAGATATATGCAAAGAATAATCAGCACTTGCTAAACATTATACATAACAAGCTTCAACCGCTTGGATTAGCTAGAACAGAAACGCTTATTTCATTCAAAGAAGCATTCAAAAGACAGATTCCAATCGAAATCGACTACGAAGATTAA
- a CDS encoding GNAT family N-acetyltransferase, with the protein MKTSIVSVCKHSLADNAHLIHKVESTYNAAFPPVERRDFSLVVDLLSNDSRFFLDVLMDPVNYIGFITYWDFDSFIYIEHFAIDEKRRNSGLGGKALRTFLQKVEKPILLEVEPPVDNGQIRRIAFYNRYGFEYHSLPYKQPPYRMGDPMLPMCLMSFGDIPFINDIQKIKTILYQNVYNWYK; encoded by the coding sequence ATGAAGACTTCAATAGTGTCAGTTTGTAAGCATTCTTTAGCAGATAATGCTCATTTAATTCATAAGGTGGAATCTACTTATAATGCCGCTTTTCCTCCTGTTGAGCGAAGAGATTTCTCTTTGGTTGTTGATTTATTGTCCAATGACTCTCGCTTCTTCTTAGACGTTTTAATGGATCCGGTAAATTATATTGGATTTATTACTTACTGGGATTTTGACTCTTTTATTTACATAGAGCATTTTGCAATAGATGAGAAAAGAAGAAACAGTGGTTTAGGAGGTAAAGCTTTGCGTACTTTTTTACAGAAAGTGGAAAAACCCATATTACTTGAAGTAGAACCTCCTGTGGATAATGGACAAATCAGAAGGATTGCTTTTTATAACCGGTATGGTTTCGAATATCATTCGTTACCATATAAGCAACCTCCTTATAGGATGGGTGATCCAATGTTGCCAATGTGTTTAATGTCTTTTGGAGATATCCCATTTATAAATGACATACAAAAAATTAAAACCATCTTATATCAAAACGTATATAACTGGTATAAATAA
- a CDS encoding biopolymer transporter ExbD, which translates to MGKFSSAGGREMPELNTASLPDLVFAFLFFIMMVTSMREVTLKVMFKAPQATELQKLEKKSLVTFIYIGKPTQELRAKLGSETRIQLNDQFAETSEIQDYIAQEKSSMKEEDAPFMTVSIKADKETKMGVITDVKQALREAYALKINYSASLKID; encoded by the coding sequence ATGGGAAAATTTAGTAGTGCAGGTGGTCGTGAGATGCCTGAATTAAATACAGCTTCATTACCTGACTTGGTATTTGCTTTCTTGTTCTTCATCATGATGGTAACATCTATGCGTGAAGTAACATTAAAAGTAATGTTTAAGGCTCCACAGGCTACTGAGCTTCAAAAACTTGAAAAGAAGTCGTTGGTAACTTTTATTTATATTGGTAAACCAACTCAGGAACTAAGAGCTAAACTAGGATCTGAAACTCGTATTCAGTTAAATGATCAATTTGCTGAAACATCAGAAATTCAGGATTATATCGCTCAGGAAAAGTCAAGTATGAAAGAAGAAGATGCTCCATTTATGACTGTCTCTATTAAAGCAGACAAAGAAACAAAAATGGGTGTAATCACAGACGTCAAGCAAGCTCTTCGTGAAGCATATGCTCTAAAGATCAACTATTCAGCTAGTCTAAAAATAGATTAA
- a CDS encoding biopolymer transporter ExbD → MARKKRKAPQVNSSSSADIAFMLLIFFLITTSMDTDRGLARRLPPPVPKEQKDQDVDIKKRNLLIVLINSNNQILCGDQYVDIKQLKDLVKEFVQNPYNDEHKPEKVEEDIPFFGKQMVTKNHIISLMNDRGTDYQAYIDVQNELARAYNELRNEVSKEKFGKVFDALTEEQQDAVIKIYPQKISEAEPKNYGGKK, encoded by the coding sequence ATGGCAAGAAAGAAAAGAAAAGCTCCTCAGGTAAATAGCTCTTCATCTGCCGACATCGCTTTCATGTTGCTTATCTTCTTCCTTATTACTACTTCGATGGATACAGACCGCGGTTTGGCAAGACGTTTGCCTCCACCTGTACCCAAAGAACAAAAGGACCAAGATGTTGATATCAAAAAAAGAAATTTACTTATTGTTCTTATTAACAGCAATAACCAGATTCTTTGCGGCGATCAATACGTAGATATCAAGCAATTGAAAGACCTTGTTAAAGAATTCGTTCAGAATCCTTATAACGATGAACATAAACCTGAAAAGGTTGAGGAAGACATTCCTTTCTTTGGAAAGCAAATGGTTACCAAAAACCACATCATTTCTTTAATGAATGACCGTGGCACAGATTATCAGGCGTATATTGACGTTCAAAATGAGTTAGCGAGAGCATACAACGAATTGAGAAACGAAGTATCCAAAGAAAAGTTTGGAAAAGTATTTGATGCTTTAACAGAAGAACAACAGGATGCTGTTATTAAGATTTATCCTCAAAAGATATCTGAAGCAGAACCTAAAAACTATGGAGGTAAAAAGTAA
- a CDS encoding MotA/TolQ/ExbB proton channel family protein, with translation MKKLFAIIAFLGLFTLGISNAAMAQDEAAPQTEQAADQTAEEGGIHKALKTKYIEGGADFMSSIAIALIFGLAFSLERIIYLSLADTNPSKLLKKIEEALDKGDVEGAKTIARETRGPIASIAYQGLMRIDQGVDIVEKSIISYGGVQGGLLEKNLSWITLFIAMAPSLGFLGTVVGMVMAFDKIQQVGDISPTVVAGGMKVALITTIGGLIVALILQIFYNYLLSKLEGILNKMEDASITLIDLVIKYNLKFKK, from the coding sequence ATGAAGAAGTTATTTGCAATTATCGCATTCTTGGGTTTATTTACCCTGGGTATCTCAAATGCAGCAATGGCGCAGGATGAAGCTGCTCCTCAGACTGAACAAGCTGCTGATCAGACAGCTGAAGAAGGTGGAATACACAAGGCATTAAAAACAAAGTATATTGAGGGGGGTGCCGACTTCATGAGTTCTATCGCTATTGCTCTTATCTTTGGTTTAGCTTTTAGTTTGGAAAGAATTATTTATCTTAGCTTAGCTGATACTAATCCTTCTAAATTACTTAAGAAAATTGAAGAAGCTCTTGACAAAGGCGACGTTGAAGGTGCAAAAACAATCGCACGTGAAACAAGAGGTCCTATCGCTTCTATTGCATACCAGGGATTAATGAGAATTGATCAGGGTGTAGACATCGTTGAAAAATCAATCATTTCTTACGGTGGTGTACAAGGTGGTTTGCTAGAAAAGAACTTATCATGGATTACTTTGTTTATCGCAATGGCTCCGTCATTGGGATTCTTAGGAACTGTAGTAGGTATGGTTATGGCATTTGATAAAATTCAACAAGTAGGTGATATCAGCCCAACGGTTGTAGCAGGTGGTATGAAAGTGGCTTTGATCACAACAATTGGTGGTCTTATCGTTGCTTTGATTCTTCAGATTTTCTACAACTATTTGTTAAGTAAATTGGAAGGTATTTTGAACAAGATGGAAGATGCATCAATCACATTGATCGACCTTGTTATTAAATACAACCTAAAATTCAAAAAATAA
- a CDS encoding TatD family hydrolase, with product MKLIDTHNHLYAEEFDENRDQAIREAIESGIGKVLLPNIDVSSIERMHNVCDAWPDFAYPMMGLHPTSVNADFKEQLTIIKSHLKNREYCAIGEIGIDLYWDKTFIREQVFAFEEQLKWAIELNLPVVVHTRDAFPEVINCIRNAGSESLTGVFHSFTGNEKELASLLEFKNFKIGINGVITFKNSTLQKVLKNTTIDTIILETDAPYLAPVPYRGRTNQPVYIWKTAEKVAEVYNLSVKETIEITSSNALQLFKRVNK from the coding sequence ATGAAGTTAATTGACACGCACAATCACTTATACGCTGAAGAGTTTGACGAGAACAGGGACCAGGCTATTCGAGAAGCTATTGAATCAGGAATAGGAAAAGTTTTGCTTCCAAACATTGATGTATCATCCATCGAAAGAATGCACAATGTCTGTGATGCCTGGCCCGATTTTGCTTACCCCATGATGGGATTACATCCCACAAGCGTAAATGCCGATTTTAAGGAGCAGCTAACAATCATTAAATCCCACTTAAAAAACCGCGAATATTGTGCTATCGGCGAAATAGGAATCGATCTGTATTGGGATAAAACATTTATTCGTGAACAGGTATTTGCTTTTGAAGAACAACTAAAATGGGCTATAGAGCTAAATCTTCCGGTAGTAGTTCATACAAGAGATGCTTTTCCAGAAGTAATAAACTGTATCCGTAATGCAGGAAGCGAATCACTGACGGGAGTCTTTCATAGTTTTACCGGAAACGAAAAAGAACTCGCTTCGCTTCTTGAATTCAAAAACTTTAAAATAGGTATAAACGGAGTTATTACTTTTAAAAATTCCACCCTGCAAAAGGTTTTAAAAAATACAACTATAGATACTATTATTCTGGAAACTGATGCACCATATCTTGCTCCTGTTCCGTATAGAGGACGAACAAATCAACCTGTGTACATTTGGAAAACAGCCGAAAAAGTGGCCGAAGTATACAATTTAAGTGTTAAAGAAACTATAGAAATAACTAGTAGCAATGCGTTACAGCTATTTAAAAGAGTTAATAAATAA
- a CDS encoding polyprenyl synthetase family protein, protein MYSFDDTLRKIETGITKFRFSEHPRSLYDPIEYILGLGGKRIRPALTLLACNLFSDNVDQAVKPALGLEVFHNFTLLHDDLMDQADKRRNKPTVHKVWDANTAILSGDAMMIYAYQLVCETPEKCLKQVMVLFSKTALEICEGQQFDMEFESRTNVSEEEYIEMIRLKTAVLLACCLKTGAIIGGASEKDADSLYEFGIHIGLAFQLQDDLLDVYGNPETFGKNIGGDILSNKKTFLLANALKMANKDQLAALTDWMEKPEFIASEKISAVTTIFNELGIKQLTEKRIQSYYSTSMQALNSLSIDINKASILKEVTDKLMFRQV, encoded by the coding sequence ATGTATTCATTCGACGATACTCTCCGGAAAATAGAAACCGGAATTACCAAATTCAGGTTTAGCGAGCACCCACGCTCTCTGTACGATCCAATAGAATATATTCTTGGTCTTGGGGGAAAAAGAATTCGTCCGGCACTTACTCTGCTTGCCTGTAATTTATTTTCCGACAATGTAGACCAAGCAGTAAAGCCAGCTTTAGGACTTGAGGTATTTCATAATTTCACCTTGTTGCATGACGACCTGATGGATCAGGCGGATAAAAGAAGGAACAAACCCACGGTTCATAAGGTATGGGATGCCAACACAGCAATTTTATCCGGAGACGCGATGATGATTTATGCGTACCAACTTGTTTGCGAAACGCCCGAAAAATGTTTAAAGCAAGTTATGGTTCTGTTTTCAAAAACAGCCCTGGAAATATGTGAAGGTCAGCAATTCGACATGGAATTCGAATCAAGAACCAATGTTTCGGAAGAGGAATATATTGAGATGATACGTTTAAAAACCGCCGTTCTATTAGCGTGCTGCTTAAAAACAGGAGCTATCATTGGCGGTGCATCTGAAAAGGATGCGGATTCCTTGTATGAATTTGGTATTCATATTGGGCTTGCTTTTCAACTCCAGGACGATCTGCTTGATGTGTATGGTAACCCAGAAACATTTGGAAAAAATATCGGAGGTGACATACTAAGCAACAAAAAAACGTTTTTACTAGCCAATGCGCTTAAAATGGCCAATAAAGATCAATTAGCTGCACTAACTGATTGGATGGAAAAACCAGAGTTTATCGCCAGCGAAAAAATATCGGCTGTTACAACCATATTCAATGAATTGGGAATCAAACAACTTACTGAAAAAAGAATTCAGTCATACTATTCAACAAGCATGCAAGCTTTAAATTCACTAAGCATAGACATAAACAAAGCATCCATACTAAAAGAGGTAACTGATAAACTTATGTTTAGGCAAGTATGA
- a CDS encoding energy transducer TonB has protein sequence MEIKKSPKADLEKGKMTSLLMGMVVGLAILFVAFEWSNRDVQVATDSGVADVIAEEQIEITRPENAPPPPPPPPAPVVTEVLNVVEDDVQLDQQAIVTSEDNQKAAQTQSYVAPKVVEEEEESAQPIFTVVETMPQFPGGDAALLQFLAKSIKYPVIAQENGIQGRVICAFVVNRDGSIVDAEVLRGVDPSLDKEALRVINTMPKWSPGKQRGKPVRVKYTVPITFRLQ, from the coding sequence ATGGAAATCAAAAAATCACCGAAAGCAGACCTGGAAAAAGGTAAAATGACGTCCCTTCTGATGGGGATGGTTGTTGGTCTTGCTATTCTGTTCGTTGCTTTCGAATGGAGTAATCGAGATGTACAGGTTGCAACGGACTCAGGCGTAGCCGATGTTATTGCAGAAGAGCAAATCGAAATTACCCGTCCGGAAAATGCTCCTCCCCCTCCTCCTCCCCCTCCTGCTCCGGTTGTAACCGAAGTATTGAACGTTGTGGAAGATGATGTTCAGTTGGATCAGCAAGCTATCGTAACTTCTGAAGATAACCAGAAGGCAGCTCAGACTCAATCTTATGTTGCTCCTAAAGTTGTTGAAGAAGAAGAAGAATCAGCTCAGCCTATCTTTACGGTGGTAGAAACAATGCCTCAGTTCCCTGGTGGTGACGCAGCATTGCTTCAGTTTCTTGCAAAATCAATCAAATATCCGGTTATTGCTCAAGAAAATGGTATTCAGGGTCGTGTAATCTGTGCATTCGTTGTAAACAGAGACGGTTCTATTGTTGATGCAGAAGTTCTTCGTGGTGTAGACCCTTCTTTGGATAAAGAAGCTCTTCGCGTGATTAACACCATGCCTAAGTGGTCTCCAGGAAAGCAGAGAGGTAAACCCGTACGTGTTAAGTACACTGTACCAATCACTTTCAGACTTCAATAG
- the porQ gene encoding type IX secretion system protein PorQ, with protein sequence MRNILFTLFFSLVLVSLQAQEGGEVFTFLRYPSSARANALGGHTVSLVETDPSLIFHNPALLGAEMDQMVNLNYMNYIADINVGSALYTKAIRERSAWGIGANFISYGEFTETSPDNTVLGTFSAKDICMNGFFSYDLSDMWRGGVSLKFLYSSLEKYTSIGLGVDVGLSYYNTAKGFSAGFVLKNMGAQLKAYDEERQKMPWDIQVGISKKMAHAPFRFSVTAMYLNKWKLSYIDNNDETVAAGDGFVKSLSKHLVFGVDFIPTNNFWVGVGFNPKANADMKLQNGNKMGGFSAGVGVKVKRFDVGVSIARYHPSASSLMLSVSTVLGNIVP encoded by the coding sequence ATGAGAAATATTCTTTTTACACTGTTTTTCTCTCTTGTTTTGGTTTCACTGCAAGCGCAGGAGGGTGGAGAAGTATTTACTTTTCTACGTTACCCTTCGTCTGCCAGGGCTAATGCTTTAGGCGGACATACTGTATCGCTTGTTGAAACCGATCCATCTCTGATTTTCCATAATCCGGCATTGCTAGGCGCAGAAATGGACCAAATGGTGAATCTTAATTATATGAACTACATTGCCGATATTAATGTAGGGAGTGCGCTTTATACGAAAGCTATTCGCGAACGAAGCGCCTGGGGTATCGGCGCTAACTTTATTAGCTATGGCGAATTTACCGAAACTTCGCCCGATAACACTGTTCTGGGTACATTTTCAGCAAAGGATATCTGCATGAACGGTTTTTTCTCTTACGATCTGAGTGATATGTGGCGTGGGGGTGTTTCACTTAAGTTTCTTTATTCCTCGCTGGAAAAATATACTTCGATTGGATTGGGTGTGGACGTTGGACTAAGCTATTACAATACAGCAAAAGGATTCTCTGCAGGATTTGTACTTAAGAATATGGGTGCGCAGCTAAAGGCTTACGACGAAGAAAGGCAGAAAATGCCCTGGGATATTCAGGTTGGCATTAGTAAGAAGATGGCTCATGCCCCTTTCCGGTTCTCGGTTACAGCTATGTATTTAAATAAATGGAAGCTTTCCTATATAGATAATAATGACGAAACGGTTGCTGCCGGCGATGGTTTTGTTAAGTCGCTTTCAAAACATCTTGTTTTCGGTGTAGATTTTATTCCGACTAACAACTTTTGGGTTGGCGTAGGATTTAATCCTAAAGCAAATGCCGATATGAAGTTGCAGAATGGAAATAAAATGGGAGGCTTTTCTGCCGGAGTAGGGGTCAAAGTTAAACGCTTTGATGTGGGGGTTTCCATTGCGCGTTACCACCCGTCGGCATCCTCATTAATGCTTAGTGTTTCTACAGTGCTGGGCAATATTGTTCCATAG
- the cmk gene encoding (d)CMP kinase: MKRIVIAVDGYSSCGKSTMAKDLAKEIGYTYIDSGAMYRAVTLYCLQNGLFNGETINEEQLCVSLDGIEITFKINQETGRPDTYLNGVNVEKEIRGMEVANHVSSIAAIGFVRKAMVAKQQAMGNAKGVVMDGRDIGTVVFPQAELKIFVTASPEVRAQRRLDELAAKGESATFEEVLANVKKRDMIDTTRAESPLCKAEDALELDNSYLTIAEQKEWLLVQFNRVTKD; encoded by the coding sequence ATGAAGAGAATTGTAATTGCAGTTGACGGATACTCTTCCTGCGGGAAAAGTACCATGGCGAAAGATTTGGCGAAAGAGATCGGATATACTTATATAGATAGTGGTGCGATGTATCGCGCAGTAACACTCTATTGCTTGCAGAACGGTCTGTTTAACGGTGAGACTATTAACGAAGAGCAATTATGTGTTTCTTTAGATGGCATAGAAATCACTTTTAAAATAAATCAGGAAACTGGTCGGCCGGACACTTATCTTAACGGAGTAAACGTTGAAAAAGAAATCCGCGGAATGGAAGTGGCCAATCATGTAAGTAGTATCGCTGCAATTGGATTTGTACGTAAGGCAATGGTGGCTAAACAACAGGCAATGGGTAATGCCAAAGGAGTGGTGATGGACGGACGCGATATTGGTACAGTCGTATTTCCACAAGCCGAGCTGAAGATCTTTGTAACAGCTTCTCCGGAAGTCAGAGCACAGCGCCGACTCGACGAATTAGCTGCTAAAGGAGAATCAGCAACTTTCGAGGAGGTTCTGGCTAATGTTAAAAAACGGGATATGATTGATACAACGAGAGCCGAAAGTCCCTTGTGCAAAGCCGAAGATGCCCTCGAACTGGATAATTCTTATTTGACAATCGCTGAACAAAAGGAGTGGTTACTTGTTCAATTTAACAGAGTAACCAAAGATTAA